GCGGCCAGGCCATCTTCAAGGCCGACCTCGAAGCCAACCTGCAGGTCTGTCCCAAGTGCGGCTTCTACTTCCGCTTCGACGCCCGCCACCGCATCGAGAACCTGCTCGAGCCCGGATACCAACTCGTCGACCTTGAGCTGCGGTCCACCGACCCGCTCCAGTTCACCGACCTGAAGCCCTATAAGAAGCGGCTCGCAGAAGCGCAGAAGAAGACCGGCCTCAACGACGCCATCATCAACGCCATCGGCCACATGGGGCCGCACGCGGTAGTGCTCTCGGTCATGGAGTACAGCTTCATCGGCGGCAGCATGGGCGCGGTGGTCGGCGAGACTATTGCCCGAGCCATCGACCGGTCACTGGAGACCCGACACCCGCTCATCATCGTCTCGGCCTCGGGCGGCGCGCGCATGATGGAGGGCATCGCCAGCCTGATGCAGCTCGCAAAAATCTCCGCTGGACTGGCGCGCCTGGACGACGCGGGTATTCCCTACATCTCGCTGATGACCGACCCCACCACCGGCGGCGTCACGGCCAGCTTCGCCATGCTGGGCGATCTGAACATCGCCGAACCGGGAGCACTGATCGGCTTCGCCGGGCCGCGTGTGATTGAGCAGACCATCCGGCAGAAGCTCCCGGAGGGCTTTCAGCGGTCGGAGTTTCTGCTGGAGCACGGATTCCTCGACGCGGTGGTCGAGCGCAAGGATCTGAAGTCGTACCTGGTGCGTGCGCTGGGCTGGATGACCAACGCCCAGGAGGGCGCTGCTTAGGCAGAGATTCCTAGCCGCGCTTAGCCTTGCCGCGCATCCACAGCATCCCCAGGTAGCTGAGCGAGAATATCCCGACCGCAGCGCCTACCGGCACTCCCAGACGGCGGTAGCTGTCCGCGTAGTCCAGCGCGGCGGCTCCGGTGTGGTGGCCACCCGTGTTGTAGAAGAGGATGAAGAAGATTCCGCAGAAGGTCGCCGCGAAGAAGGCGGCCATTCCCGCCGCCAACCCCATCAACAGGCTGGCGAACCAGCCCAGGCCGTTGAGCGGAACGCCAAAGAGATAGCCGGCGGCAAAGGTTCTGGGCGTGTTTTCGTGAGCAAGTGCCATTGCAGTTTAGAATAAACCCTTATGGCTGAAATCGTGCAGCATGGACTGATTCGAGCCGCGGAAGTAGCCCGGCAGACCGCCACCCGTCAGGCGGCTAACGGCGTTGTTTACGGCAGTTTTGGCGAGACCGAGGTGACCGAGCAGGACCTGAACCGTATGGTGCAGGCTGTGCCCTCGGCCATTGCGGCGGCGCTCGGCGGCAAGGCCTACTACTTCGTCCCGCTGGCTCTGGCCGAGGCTCTGCCGGAGCCGCAGCGCAGCGACGAGACCATGATCGCGTCAGCCTACACGTCCGCCCTGGGCGATGAGGCCATCTGCCACCGCAACGTGAAGCTGGGCGACACCGAGGGCGTCTTCATCTCGACCCGCGTCGTCAACGACCGTTTTGCGCTGGCCTTCGAGTTCTTCATCAACGTGGGCCACGCCTTTGTGGACGCGGCCGGGGTGCCGGAGCGCTTCAGCGAGCTGGCGTGGTCGCAGGTGCTGGCCGAAGTTCGCGGCGAGACCAGCCAGGACGCCTTCGAACACCGGAATCAGGCCTATACCGCTCCCGCCAGTCGCAAGGAT
This is a stretch of genomic DNA from Granulicella sp. WH15. It encodes these proteins:
- the accD gene encoding acetyl-CoA carboxylase, carboxyltransferase subunit beta, which codes for MSWFKRENHAIINDAEKTVRTEGLWIKCGNCGQAIFKADLEANLQVCPKCGFYFRFDARHRIENLLEPGYQLVDLELRSTDPLQFTDLKPYKKRLAEAQKKTGLNDAIINAIGHMGPHAVVLSVMEYSFIGGSMGAVVGETIARAIDRSLETRHPLIIVSASGGARMMEGIASLMQLAKISAGLARLDDAGIPYISLMTDPTTGGVTASFAMLGDLNIAEPGALIGFAGPRVIEQTIRQKLPEGFQRSEFLLEHGFLDAVVERKDLKSYLVRALGWMTNAQEGAA